A window from Vulcanimicrobium alpinum encodes these proteins:
- a CDS encoding MFS transporter: protein MQRSIIAPAERVTNLRWGIALILGFGVLINYIDRGALSVASKPLHDDLGIGPEQFGWLSGAFFAVYAIAQLPVGYILDRYGVTVISRIGAFLWSLAAAATALAPNFAAIVGARLFLGVAEAPTFPANAKATGYWFPKSERSFATSLFDAAAKLSNAIGVPFTAFLMVQLGWRGMFWSTAVLSLIFFVLFYVFYRNPSEDKRLTYAEKKYIQEGGAEPETVDGVRPRGASYLYLLRQRKVWGLTLGFSAYGYLFGFLITWLPTYLQSTFGVNILKAGGYVLLIWGVGTIADLIVGGYLVDYFIKRGADPNRVRKTALVAGLVLGFAIVGAAYTKDINVAVFWITIAVAGISFHAPVGWSLPALIAPRNSTGQVGAIMNCLNNVANFFAPVVTGYIVGTTGSFYAALVTAGVILIIGIFSYTVILGHIDKTPEPAGA, encoded by the coding sequence GCACCCGCCGAACGCGTGACGAACCTGCGCTGGGGGATCGCGCTGATCCTCGGGTTCGGCGTTCTCATCAACTACATCGACCGCGGCGCGCTCAGCGTCGCGTCGAAACCGCTCCACGACGACCTCGGAATCGGCCCCGAACAGTTCGGATGGCTCTCGGGCGCGTTCTTCGCGGTGTACGCGATCGCACAGCTCCCCGTCGGATACATCCTCGATCGCTACGGGGTCACGGTGATCTCGCGCATCGGCGCGTTCCTGTGGAGCCTCGCGGCGGCGGCGACGGCGCTCGCGCCGAACTTCGCGGCGATCGTCGGCGCGCGGCTCTTCCTCGGCGTCGCCGAGGCGCCGACGTTCCCCGCCAACGCTAAAGCGACGGGCTACTGGTTCCCGAAATCGGAGCGCAGCTTCGCGACGTCGCTGTTCGACGCCGCGGCGAAGCTCTCGAACGCGATCGGCGTGCCGTTCACCGCGTTCCTGATGGTGCAGCTCGGCTGGCGCGGGATGTTCTGGTCGACTGCGGTGCTGAGTTTGATCTTTTTCGTGCTGTTCTACGTGTTCTATCGCAACCCGAGCGAAGACAAGCGGCTGACCTACGCCGAGAAGAAGTACATCCAAGAGGGCGGCGCCGAGCCCGAGACCGTCGACGGCGTGCGGCCGCGCGGCGCGAGCTACCTGTATCTTCTCCGCCAGCGCAAAGTGTGGGGCCTGACGCTGGGATTCTCGGCGTACGGCTACCTGTTCGGCTTTCTCATCACGTGGCTGCCGACGTACCTGCAGTCGACGTTCGGCGTGAACATCCTCAAAGCGGGCGGCTACGTACTGCTGATCTGGGGCGTCGGAACGATCGCCGACCTGATCGTGGGGGGCTATCTCGTCGACTACTTCATCAAGCGCGGCGCCGATCCGAACCGCGTGCGCAAAACGGCGCTCGTCGCGGGATTGGTGCTCGGCTTCGCGATCGTCGGCGCGGCGTACACTAAAGACATCAACGTCGCGGTCTTCTGGATCACGATCGCGGTCGCGGGGATCTCGTTTCACGCGCCGGTGGGCTGGTCGCTCCCCGCGCTCATCGCGCCGCGCAACAGCACCGGGCAGGTCGGCGCGATCATGAACTGCCTCAACAACGTCGCCAACTTCTTCGCGCCGGTCGTCACCGGCTACATCGTCGGCACGACCGGATCGTTCTACGCGGCGCTCGTCACCGCCGGCGTGATCCTCATCATCGGGATCTTCTCGTACACCGTCATCCTCGGCCACATCGACAAAACGCCGGAACCGGCAGGTGCCTAA
- a CDS encoding gluconokinase has product MPNAPDAVVGIDLGTSAVKVLASTTEGRQIAIGSEFYGLEAPHPDFVEQDADVVYRATMRVLERVLADVRLRGSEVVAIGFSSAMHGVLCVDDSGEPISRVITWMDRRAHAIADGWRADGNGSALYARTGAPMHPMLPVAKLRWLAENDPALFAKTRRFVGLKELLVFRWTGEWLVDHGIASATGMLDLRTRDWDPLALQLAQIDAGRLSQPALPSTALRTLRPAIARELHLAERCAVVLASSDGPLANIGVGTSERGDLALTLGTSGAVRILADEPMLDAQGRTFCYCADDRRFVVGGPTSSAGASLDWIFALLLDELPKDQRFARAAALASEIPPGADGLVVQPFFAGERAPYWRSTLRGAFEGLDLAHDRRTILRAAFESVVFGVYSVYEAMRESAGDAQRLLLTGGLTKAPLVRGLLADVFALPAVQPHQQEASAFGAALVAAEAVGLIGDAAQAARAVGYDAPTQPDRTKRDAYRTAYKRFRSLVDAQLAAG; this is encoded by the coding sequence GTGCCTAACGCTCCGGATGCGGTTGTTGGAATAGACCTCGGCACCAGCGCGGTCAAGGTGCTCGCGTCGACGACCGAGGGGCGCCAGATCGCGATCGGCTCGGAGTTCTACGGGCTCGAGGCGCCGCATCCGGACTTCGTCGAGCAGGACGCGGACGTCGTGTATCGCGCGACGATGCGCGTCCTCGAACGCGTCCTCGCCGACGTGCGCCTGCGCGGGAGCGAAGTCGTCGCGATCGGGTTTTCGAGCGCGATGCACGGCGTGCTGTGCGTCGACGACAGCGGCGAGCCGATCTCGCGCGTCATCACCTGGATGGACCGCCGCGCACACGCGATCGCCGACGGCTGGCGCGCGGACGGCAACGGCTCGGCGCTTTACGCGCGGACCGGCGCGCCGATGCATCCGATGCTTCCGGTCGCAAAGCTGCGCTGGCTGGCCGAGAACGACCCGGCGCTCTTCGCGAAAACGCGCCGGTTCGTCGGGCTCAAAGAACTGCTCGTCTTCCGTTGGACCGGCGAGTGGCTCGTCGATCACGGGATCGCATCGGCGACCGGGATGCTCGATCTGCGCACGCGCGACTGGGATCCGCTCGCGCTGCAGCTCGCGCAGATCGACGCGGGGCGGCTCTCGCAGCCGGCGCTGCCGTCGACGGCGCTGCGCACGCTGCGCCCCGCGATCGCGCGCGAACTGCACCTCGCCGAGCGCTGCGCGGTCGTGCTGGCGTCGTCCGACGGGCCGCTCGCGAACATCGGCGTCGGCACGAGCGAACGCGGCGACCTCGCGCTGACGCTGGGGACCTCGGGCGCGGTGCGGATCCTCGCCGACGAGCCGATGCTCGACGCGCAAGGCCGCACGTTCTGCTATTGCGCCGACGACCGGCGCTTCGTCGTCGGCGGCCCGACCAGTTCGGCCGGCGCGTCGCTCGACTGGATCTTCGCGCTGCTCCTCGACGAACTGCCGAAGGATCAGCGTTTCGCGCGCGCAGCCGCACTTGCGAGCGAGATTCCGCCCGGCGCCGACGGTCTGGTGGTGCAGCCGTTCTTCGCCGGCGAGCGCGCGCCGTATTGGCGCAGCACGCTGCGCGGCGCGTTCGAGGGTCTCGATCTCGCGCACGACCGCCGCACGATCCTGCGCGCCGCGTTCGAGAGCGTCGTGTTCGGCGTGTACTCGGTCTACGAAGCGATGCGCGAGAGCGCGGGCGACGCGCAGCGGCTGCTGCTGACCGGCGGTCTCACCAAAGCGCCGCTGGTCCGCGGACTGCTCGCCGACGTTTTCGCGCTCCCCGCGGTGCAGCCGCACCAGCAGGAGGCTTCGGCGTTCGGCGCCGCGCTCGTCGCGGCCGAGGCCGTCGGCCTGATCGGCGACGCGGCGCAGGCCGCGCGCGCGGTCGGCTACGACGCGCCGACCCAGCCGGATCGCACGAAGCGCGACGCGTATCGCACCGCATACAAACGGTTCCGTTCGCTCGTCGACGCGCAGCTCGCGGCGGGCTGA
- a CDS encoding DMT family transporter, producing MPVPARNGVVYGALVLLALIWGYTWVAIKVATNDASPLLVASGRIALGVAVLFAILAATRRSLRPTPLGPTIVLGLLQTTGWTVLQTIAVSLGGAGKVAILGYTMPFWVALIAWPFLGERIAGARWIALALAAAGLALVVSPLGPRTIAGDLLAVGAGFLWACSAVYLKWMRARYDVDLLSLTAWQMLWGVLPMLALTAIVPQHVRFTPSFVAAMLFTAVLGAAVAWYLWMFVLSHLPAGVAGIASLATPVVGVAASALQLHEIPSPTEIAGMALIVIALAVNAFPASASLPHRKATAAAPRHL from the coding sequence ATGCCGGTTCCCGCTCGCAACGGCGTGGTCTACGGAGCGCTCGTCCTGCTCGCGCTGATTTGGGGCTACACGTGGGTTGCGATCAAGGTCGCGACCAACGACGCCTCGCCGCTGCTGGTCGCAAGCGGACGGATCGCGCTCGGCGTCGCGGTGCTGTTCGCGATCCTCGCGGCGACGCGCCGTTCGCTCCGTCCGACCCCGCTCGGCCCGACGATCGTCCTGGGACTGCTGCAGACCACCGGCTGGACGGTGCTGCAGACGATCGCGGTCTCGCTCGGCGGTGCCGGAAAAGTTGCGATCCTCGGCTACACGATGCCGTTCTGGGTCGCGCTGATCGCGTGGCCGTTTCTCGGCGAGCGCATCGCGGGCGCACGCTGGATCGCGCTCGCGCTGGCGGCGGCCGGGCTCGCGCTGGTCGTCTCGCCGCTGGGACCGCGGACGATCGCCGGCGATCTGCTCGCGGTCGGTGCGGGTTTCCTGTGGGCATGCAGCGCGGTGTATCTGAAATGGATGCGCGCGCGCTACGACGTCGACTTGCTCTCGCTCACCGCCTGGCAGATGCTGTGGGGCGTCCTGCCGATGCTCGCGCTGACGGCGATCGTGCCGCAGCACGTCCGCTTCACACCGTCGTTCGTCGCGGCGATGCTGTTCACGGCAGTGCTCGGCGCCGCCGTCGCCTGGTATCTCTGGATGTTCGTCCTCTCGCACTTGCCCGCGGGCGTGGCCGGGATCGCGTCGCTCGCGACACCGGTCGTCGGCGTCGCGGCGTCGGCGCTGCAGCTCCACGAGATCCCGTCGCCCACCGAGATCGCCGGGATGGCGCTCATCGTGATAGCGCTCGCCGTCAACGCGTTCCCGGCGAGCGCATCGCTGCCGCACCGAAAGGCAACGGCCGCGGCCCCCCGGCATCTATAA
- a CDS encoding pyridoxal-phosphate-dependent aminotransferase family protein: MSHVSGIHFLQIPGPTNVPERVLRAIDRATIDHRGPEFQRLSLEIACLLHPVFGARGPIVIYPSSGSGAWEAALVNTLSPGDRVLMAETGQFATLWSRIATRLGLDLDMIPGDWRHGADPDAIGERLAADTAHAIKAVAIVHNETSTAVTSRVAEVRAAIDRAGHPALLMVDTISSLGSIEYRHDDWGVDVTVAGSQKGLMLPPGLAFNAISEKALAASRTARLPRSYWAWDDMLESTRTGWFPYTPATNMLYGLREALHMLDEEGLANVYARHARHGEATRRAVQGWGLELVALDPREYSNSLTAISVPEGFDADALRATILERFNMSLGTGLGKLKGRVFRIGHLGSFNDLMLAGTLCGVQMGLDIAGIPHGDGVTPALAQLTNPAPALALSR; the protein is encoded by the coding sequence GTGTCCCACGTCAGCGGCATCCACTTCCTGCAGATCCCCGGCCCCACCAACGTCCCCGAGCGCGTGCTGCGCGCGATCGACCGCGCGACGATCGATCATCGCGGCCCCGAGTTCCAGCGGCTCTCGCTCGAGATCGCCTGCCTGCTGCACCCGGTCTTCGGCGCACGCGGCCCGATCGTGATCTATCCGTCGTCGGGAAGCGGCGCGTGGGAAGCCGCGCTGGTGAACACGCTTTCGCCGGGCGACCGCGTGCTGATGGCCGAGACGGGCCAATTCGCGACGTTGTGGAGCCGGATCGCGACGCGGCTCGGGCTCGATCTCGATATGATCCCCGGCGACTGGCGCCACGGCGCCGATCCGGACGCGATCGGCGAGCGCCTCGCCGCCGACACGGCGCATGCGATCAAAGCCGTCGCGATCGTTCACAACGAGACGTCGACGGCGGTGACGTCACGCGTCGCGGAGGTACGCGCGGCGATCGATCGCGCGGGACATCCGGCACTCCTGATGGTCGACACGATCTCGTCGCTCGGCTCGATCGAATATCGTCACGACGACTGGGGCGTCGACGTGACGGTCGCGGGGTCGCAGAAAGGCTTGATGCTGCCGCCGGGGCTCGCGTTCAACGCGATCTCGGAGAAGGCGCTCGCGGCGTCGCGCACGGCACGGCTGCCGCGCTCGTACTGGGCGTGGGACGACATGCTCGAGAGCACGCGGACCGGCTGGTTCCCGTACACGCCCGCGACGAACATGCTCTACGGGTTGCGCGAAGCGCTGCACATGCTCGACGAGGAAGGGCTCGCGAACGTCTACGCGCGGCACGCGCGCCACGGCGAAGCGACGCGCCGCGCGGTGCAGGGCTGGGGGCTGGAACTCGTCGCGCTCGACCCGCGCGAGTACTCCAACTCGCTCACGGCGATCTCCGTCCCCGAAGGATTCGATGCCGACGCGCTGCGCGCGACGATTCTGGAGCGCTTCAACATGTCGCTCGGCACCGGGCTCGGAAAGCTGAAGGGACGCGTCTTCCGCATCGGCCACCTGGGCTCGTTCAACGACTTGATGCTGGCGGGAACGCTCTGCGGCGTCCAGATGGGCCTCGACATCGCCGGCATCCCGCACGGCGACGGCGTCACCCCCGCCCTCGCCCAACTCACAAACCCCGCCCCCGCTCTCGCCCTGTCACGCTGA
- a CDS encoding FAD-binding and (Fe-S)-binding domain-containing protein has product MRRDPVLASRVAARLRGAIAGDVLVDRTTRGMYATDASIYQIMPLGVVIPRSASDVEATIAIAREEGVPVTARGGGTSQCGQTVNFGLIVDLSPHLREIVSLDVAARRVRVQPGVVLDALNRELKRHGLFFPVDPSTASRCTIGGMTANNSSGARSIRYGIMADNVAGIDAVLADGTRAYFGDTALANGTAPTRYRELIAQMRSIAAREADEIAARVPKVQRHVGGYAIHTVDPERDFNAAKLLVGSEGTLAFFTAIDLALQPLPRAKALGVCHFPSFSDAMRSTEALVALGPVAVELVDRTMIELSREIAEFAPIMAAYVRGEPGSLLLVEFAGDEPAPLAQRLDDLDDTMASLGFPGAVVKLTDPAQQAQMWHVRAQGLNIMTSMRGDAKPVSIIEDCAVPLAHLADYTDRLNAIFARYGTTGTFYAHASVGCLHVRPVLNVKRDEDVGKLRSIAEEAFAIVREYGGAHSGEHGDGIVRSEFHEEMLGTRLVAAFREIKHAFDPGNVFNPGKIVDPPKMDDRTLFRYGPEYAPQPLATQLDWSEWGGFAGAIEMCNNNGACRKADGGAMCPSYRVTADEHDVTRGRANALRLAITGQLGPDALTSDELDDALDLCVSCKACRRECPTGVDMAKMKIEVLAQRRAVRGVSLRDRIVAALPHLAHRAGALRRLANLRDRIPGFARATEGASGFTSRRALPRWHATPFRDDRNAARRATPSSGSADREVVLFVDTFNRYFEADVARAAVRVLDAAGYDVRCAAARDGARPLCCGRTFLTKGDVTQARAEAERTIAALLPFVRRGVPVVGLEPSCLLTLRDEFVSLVPGEASRAVAGAALLFEEFVARELDAARWAPPLRTEPRRALLHGHCHQKAFGAMPAVMRALRAIPGLDVEPIESSCCGMAGMFGYEREHYDVSMAMAEPDLLPAVRAASAETLVVADGVSCKHQIEHGAHRRPLHVAEVYAGLLEATPARESPAGAVSGADRPAR; this is encoded by the coding sequence GTGAGGCGGGATCCGGTGCTGGCGTCGCGGGTAGCGGCGCGGCTGCGCGGGGCGATCGCGGGTGACGTGCTCGTCGACCGCACGACGCGCGGGATGTACGCGACGGACGCGTCGATCTATCAGATCATGCCGCTGGGCGTCGTGATCCCGCGCAGCGCCAGCGACGTCGAAGCGACGATCGCGATCGCGCGCGAGGAAGGCGTCCCCGTCACCGCGCGCGGCGGCGGCACCTCGCAATGCGGCCAGACCGTCAACTTCGGCCTCATCGTCGACCTGAGCCCGCACTTGCGCGAGATCGTCTCCCTCGACGTCGCGGCGAGGCGCGTGCGCGTGCAGCCGGGAGTCGTCCTCGACGCCCTCAACCGCGAGCTGAAACGCCACGGCCTGTTCTTCCCCGTCGATCCGTCGACGGCGAGCCGCTGCACGATCGGCGGGATGACGGCGAACAACTCGTCGGGCGCGCGTTCGATCCGCTACGGGATCATGGCCGACAACGTCGCCGGGATCGACGCCGTCCTCGCCGACGGCACGCGTGCGTACTTCGGCGACACCGCGCTCGCGAACGGCACCGCGCCCACCCGGTACCGCGAACTGATCGCGCAGATGCGAAGCATCGCCGCGCGCGAAGCGGACGAGATCGCCGCGCGCGTCCCCAAGGTGCAGCGTCACGTCGGCGGTTATGCGATCCACACGGTCGACCCCGAGCGCGATTTCAACGCGGCGAAACTGCTCGTCGGTTCGGAGGGGACGCTGGCGTTCTTCACCGCGATCGATCTCGCGCTGCAGCCGCTCCCGCGCGCGAAGGCGCTGGGCGTCTGCCACTTCCCGTCCTTCTCCGACGCGATGCGTTCGACCGAGGCGCTCGTGGCGCTCGGACCGGTCGCGGTCGAACTCGTCGACCGCACGATGATCGAGCTCTCGCGCGAGATCGCAGAGTTCGCGCCGATCATGGCCGCGTACGTGCGCGGCGAGCCCGGCTCGCTGCTGCTCGTGGAGTTCGCCGGCGACGAGCCCGCGCCGCTCGCGCAGCGGCTCGACGACCTCGACGACACGATGGCGTCGCTCGGTTTCCCCGGTGCCGTCGTGAAGCTCACCGATCCCGCCCAGCAGGCGCAGATGTGGCACGTGCGCGCGCAAGGGCTCAACATCATGACCTCGATGCGCGGCGACGCGAAGCCCGTCTCGATCATCGAAGACTGCGCCGTCCCTCTCGCGCATCTCGCGGACTACACCGATCGCCTCAACGCGATCTTCGCGCGCTACGGCACGACCGGGACGTTCTACGCTCATGCCTCGGTGGGCTGTCTGCACGTGCGCCCGGTCCTCAACGTGAAGCGCGACGAGGACGTCGGCAAACTTCGCTCGATCGCCGAGGAGGCGTTCGCGATCGTGCGCGAGTACGGCGGCGCGCACTCCGGCGAGCACGGCGACGGGATCGTGCGCTCCGAGTTTCACGAGGAGATGCTGGGCACGCGGCTCGTCGCCGCGTTCCGCGAGATCAAGCACGCGTTCGATCCCGGCAACGTCTTCAACCCCGGCAAGATCGTCGACCCGCCGAAGATGGACGACCGCACCCTCTTCCGCTACGGACCGGAGTACGCGCCGCAGCCGCTCGCGACCCAACTCGACTGGTCGGAGTGGGGCGGCTTCGCCGGCGCGATCGAGATGTGCAACAACAACGGCGCGTGCCGCAAAGCCGACGGCGGCGCGATGTGCCCGTCGTATCGCGTCACCGCCGACGAGCACGACGTCACGCGCGGCCGCGCAAACGCGCTGCGCCTGGCGATCACCGGACAGCTCGGGCCGGACGCGCTGACCTCGGACGAGCTCGACGATGCGCTCGACCTATGCGTCTCGTGCAAAGCGTGCCGGCGCGAGTGTCCGACCGGCGTCGACATGGCGAAGATGAAGATCGAGGTGCTCGCGCAGCGGCGCGCGGTCCGCGGCGTCTCGCTGCGCGACCGCATCGTCGCCGCGCTACCGCACCTCGCGCATCGCGCCGGCGCCTTGCGCCGGCTCGCGAACCTGCGCGACCGCATCCCCGGCTTCGCGCGCGCCACCGAAGGCGCGAGCGGCTTCACGTCGCGCCGCGCGCTCCCGCGCTGGCACGCGACGCCATTTCGCGACGATCGCAATGCAGCGCGGCGCGCAACGCCGTCGAGCGGGAGCGCCGACCGCGAAGTCGTGCTCTTCGTCGACACGTTCAATCGCTATTTCGAGGCGGACGTCGCGCGCGCTGCCGTGCGCGTCCTCGACGCCGCCGGGTACGACGTGCGCTGCGCAGCCGCGCGCGACGGCGCGCGTCCGCTGTGCTGCGGGCGCACGTTCCTCACCAAGGGCGACGTGACGCAGGCGCGTGCCGAGGCGGAACGGACGATCGCGGCGCTGCTGCCGTTCGTGCGGCGCGGCGTTCCCGTCGTCGGGCTCGAGCCGTCGTGCCTGCTGACCCTGCGCGACGAGTTCGTCTCACTCGTTCCGGGCGAGGCGTCACGCGCAGTCGCCGGCGCTGCGCTCTTGTTCGAAGAGTTCGTCGCCCGCGAACTCGACGCGGCACGCTGGGCGCCCCCGCTGCGCACCGAGCCGCGCCGCGCGCTGCTTCACGGTCACTGTCACCAAAAGGCGTTCGGCGCGATGCCGGCGGTCATGCGCGCGTTGCGCGCGATCCCCGGGCTCGACGTCGAGCCGATCGAGTCATCGTGCTGCGGGATGGCCGGGATGTTCGGCTACGAGCGCGAGCACTACGACGTCTCGATGGCGATGGCGGAACCCGATCTGCTCCCCGCCGTCCGTGCCGCGAGCGCCGAGACGCTCGTCGTCGCCGACGGGGTGAGCTGCAAGCATCAAATCGAGCATGGCGCGCACCGGCGTCCGCTGCACGTCGCCGAGGTGTACGCCGGTCTGCTCGAGGCAACGCCGGCGCGCGAATCGCCGGCCGGGGCGGTTAGTGGTGCAGACCGCCCAGCGCGCTGA
- the atpC gene encoding ATP synthase F1 subunit epsilon gives MPNTIPFQLITPLAVKFDGQAELVIAVGTEGEVGILPSHAPFLTALRPGVLRANVHGEGGATTRLELACGEGFMQALPGKVTVLTDAAFARDEVDIAQARADLAAAQDEHKSAGGDLDAQRRAQVKIDFANARLAVAGV, from the coding sequence GTGCCCAACACGATTCCGTTCCAACTGATCACGCCGCTGGCGGTCAAGTTCGACGGCCAGGCGGAGCTGGTGATCGCCGTCGGCACCGAAGGCGAAGTCGGCATCCTGCCCTCGCACGCGCCGTTCCTCACCGCGTTGCGTCCCGGCGTGCTGCGCGCGAACGTGCATGGCGAGGGCGGTGCGACGACGCGTCTGGAACTCGCCTGCGGCGAAGGCTTCATGCAGGCGCTCCCGGGCAAGGTGACGGTGCTGACGGACGCCGCGTTCGCGCGCGACGAGGTCGACATCGCGCAGGCGCGCGCCGATCTCGCGGCCGCGCAGGACGAGCACAAGAGCGCCGGCGGCGACCTCGACGCCCAACGCCGCGCCCAGGTGAAGATCGACTTCGCCAACGCCCGGCTCGCGGTCGCCGGAGTCTGA
- the atpD gene encoding F0F1 ATP synthase subunit beta yields the protein MKTGKVVQVLGNVVDVEFPAESLPNINDALVVHIGGGHAGSNGAGAHLAAGVQLAGTAMAERDLVLEVQGELGNNQVRCLGMGSTDGLVRGAPVTSTGASITVPVGEGTLGRIFNVLGKAIDSNDPVNHAAMWPIHRDAPTFAAQDPTQKIFETGIKVIDLMAPYTRGGKVGLFGGAGVGKTVLIQELIRNIAAVHKGFSVFTGVGERTREGNDLWVEMKESGVLAQTTLVFGQMDEPPGVRFRIAQTGVTMAEYFRDELGSDVLLFMDNIFRFMQAGSEVSALLGRMPSAVGYQPSLATEMGALEERITTTNKGSITSVQAVYVPADDYTDPAVATTFAHLDATTALSRPISELGIYPAVDPLASSSRILDPAIVGEEHYQVARGVQETLQRFRDLQDIINILGVEELSDEDKLTVSRARKMQRLFSQPFFVAEQFTGRSGKYVKIEDTIRSFKEVLDGKADDLPEQAFLYVGDIDEVRAAAEEMRK from the coding sequence CTGAAGACCGGGAAGGTCGTCCAGGTTCTCGGCAACGTCGTCGACGTCGAGTTCCCCGCCGAGTCGCTGCCGAACATCAACGACGCGCTCGTCGTGCACATCGGCGGCGGCCATGCCGGTTCGAACGGCGCCGGCGCGCATCTCGCCGCGGGCGTCCAGCTCGCCGGCACCGCGATGGCCGAGCGCGATCTCGTCCTCGAAGTGCAGGGCGAGCTCGGCAACAACCAGGTGCGGTGCCTGGGGATGGGCTCGACCGACGGTCTGGTGCGCGGTGCTCCGGTGACCAGCACCGGCGCGTCGATCACGGTCCCGGTCGGTGAGGGGACACTCGGGCGCATCTTCAACGTCCTCGGGAAAGCGATCGACTCGAACGATCCGGTGAACCACGCGGCGATGTGGCCGATCCACCGTGACGCGCCGACGTTCGCGGCGCAAGACCCGACGCAGAAGATCTTCGAGACGGGGATCAAGGTCATCGACTTGATGGCTCCGTACACGCGCGGCGGCAAGGTCGGACTCTTCGGGGGCGCTGGCGTCGGCAAGACGGTGCTCATCCAGGAACTGATCCGCAACATCGCCGCGGTCCACAAAGGCTTCTCGGTGTTCACCGGCGTCGGCGAGCGGACGCGCGAAGGCAACGACCTGTGGGTCGAGATGAAAGAGTCGGGCGTGCTCGCGCAGACGACGCTCGTCTTCGGTCAGATGGACGAACCGCCGGGCGTGCGCTTCCGCATCGCGCAGACCGGCGTGACGATGGCCGAGTACTTCCGCGACGAGCTCGGCTCCGACGTGCTGCTGTTCATGGACAACATCTTCCGCTTCATGCAGGCCGGCTCGGAAGTCTCCGCGCTGCTCGGCCGCATGCCGTCAGCGGTCGGCTACCAGCCGTCGCTCGCGACGGAGATGGGCGCGCTCGAAGAGCGCATCACCACGACCAACAAAGGCTCGATCACGTCGGTGCAGGCCGTCTACGTCCCCGCCGACGACTACACCGACCCCGCCGTCGCGACGACGTTCGCGCATCTCGACGCGACGACCGCGCTCTCGCGTCCGATCTCGGAACTCGGGATCTATCCGGCCGTCGACCCGCTGGCGTCGTCCTCGCGCATCCTCGATCCGGCGATCGTCGGCGAGGAACACTATCAGGTCGCGCGCGGCGTGCAGGAGACGCTGCAGCGCTTCCGCGACTTGCAGGACATCATCAACATCCTCGGCGTCGAAGAGCTCTCCGACGAAGACAAGCTCACCGTCAGCCGCGCGCGCAAGATGCAGCGCCTGTTCTCGCAGCCGTTCTTCGTCGCCGAGCAGTTCACGGGACGCTCCGGCAAGTACGTGAAGATCGAAGACACGATCCGCTCGTTCAAGGAAGTTCTCGACGGCAAGGCCGACGATCTGCCGGAACAGGCGTTCCTCTACGTCGGCGACATCGACGAAGTGCGCGCCGCGGCGGAAGAGATGCGCAAGTAG
- the atpG gene encoding ATP synthase F1 subunit gamma, with translation MPSVRDLRDRIRSLKNTQQITKAMKQVAAAKIRRAEMLQRQSRPYADAIGAMLRDLMANVGSVDHPFMKPGREGAPAGVILMTADKGLAGSFNANLIRMAEIHGRDHGDLAWYAIGIKSRNALRRQRGATLQFWPLAQGDMFANARELAQRVTDDFVGGKISSLTLISPQLVNMMTQRPEMRQILPVTPDRDQPKGTNVQGAVEFEPSPEFVLGRLLPKYLEFTLYSAMLETNAAFYAAQLIAMNNATDNAKKLIDENTVEMNKARQAAITKEILEIVGGAEALAG, from the coding sequence GTGCCGTCAGTCCGCGATCTTCGAGACCGCATCCGGTCCTTGAAGAACACGCAGCAGATCACCAAGGCGATGAAGCAGGTCGCCGCCGCGAAGATTCGCCGGGCGGAGATGCTGCAGAGGCAGTCGCGTCCGTATGCCGACGCGATTGGGGCGATGCTCCGCGATCTGATGGCGAACGTCGGGTCGGTCGACCATCCGTTCATGAAGCCCGGGCGCGAGGGCGCGCCGGCCGGCGTCATCCTGATGACCGCCGACAAAGGCCTCGCCGGATCGTTCAACGCCAACCTCATCCGCATGGCCGAGATCCACGGCCGCGACCACGGCGACCTCGCGTGGTACGCGATCGGGATCAAGAGCCGCAACGCGCTGCGCCGTCAACGCGGTGCGACGCTGCAGTTCTGGCCGCTCGCGCAAGGCGACATGTTCGCCAACGCGCGCGAACTGGCGCAGCGCGTCACCGACGACTTCGTCGGCGGCAAGATCTCGTCGCTGACGCTGATCTCCCCGCAATTGGTCAACATGATGACCCAGCGGCCGGAGATGCGTCAGATCCTCCCCGTCACGCCCGACCGCGATCAACCCAAAGGGACCAACGTGCAGGGCGCAGTCGAGTTCGAGCCGTCGCCCGAGTTCGTGCTGGGGCGGCTGCTGCCGAAGTACCTCGAGTTTACGCTGTACTCGGCGATGCTCGAGACGAACGCCGCGTTCTACGCCGCCCAGTTGATCGCGATGAACAACGCGACCGACAACGCGAAGAAACTGATCGACGAGAACACCGTCGAGATGAACAAAGCCCGCCAAGCCGCGATCACCAAGGAAATCCTGGAGATCGTCGGCGGCGCTGAAGCGCTGGCCGGCTAG